Proteins encoded together in one Triticum dicoccoides isolate Atlit2015 ecotype Zavitan chromosome 7B, WEW_v2.0, whole genome shotgun sequence window:
- the LOC119339449 gene encoding putative receptor-like protein kinase At3g47110, producing MPRRSYLAEHPIFTLLTHHHQGKPKLEEVCRPTVRSIKGNINLMGLAMLVLPVLLGLFYGASDINCSIVHGKTTDYHSLLDFKGAIRADPRGALRSWNENIHYYMWSGIKCITMDPEHVTVLNLANMSLTGQITPSLGNLTFLQELTLSNNLFSGQLPPLNCLIRLEILYLQNNLLQGNIPNALTNCSKLLGLDLSSNMLVGLIPGNIGSLYNLMGIDLSTNSLTGNIPPTFGNNTYLEELRLTHNQLKGSIPEELGKLPDMTKDRAVFLGQNRLSGRVPATLFNLCKLIILDLSTNKLRGTLPYDIGNLSVALQWLVLGANNFSGTVPPSIGALKNLTVLDLGGNNFVGPIPYSVGNLPKLWKLDLSNNHFDSW from the exons ATGCCGCGCAGAAG CTACCTAGCTGAGCATCCAATTTTCACCTTACTCACGCACCACCACCAGGGGAAGCCCAAGCTAGAAGAGGTCTGTCGTCCTACCGTGCGCTCCATCAAAG GAAACATAAACCTCATGGGTCTCGCCATGCTTGTTCTACCGGTGCTCTTAGGGTTGTTTTATGGAGCAAGTGACATTAATTGCTCAATAGTTCATGGTAAGACCACAGACTACCATTCATTGCTTGATTTCAAAGGGGCCATCAGAGCGGACCCAAGAGGAGCCTTGCGCTCTTGGAATGAGAACATCCACTACTATATGTGGTCGGGCATCAAGTGCATCACAATGGACCCAGAGCATGTTACAGTACTAAACCTTGCCAACATGAGCTTGACAGGCCAAATCACACCCTCTCTAGGAAATCTAACCTTCCTTCAGGAACTTACACTATCCAACAATCTCTTCTCTGGCCAGTTGCCCCCTCTCAATTGTCTTATAAGATTAGAGATCCTTTACCTACAGAACAACTTGTTGCAGGGGAACATTCCGAATGCACTTACAAATTGTTCCAAACTCCTTGGACTAGACCTCTCTTCTAACATGCTAGTGGGTTTGATTCCTGGAAATATAGGTTCCCTCTACAATCTAATGGGAATTGACCTTTCCACTAATAGCCTCACGGGAAACATTCCACCAACCTTCGGCAACAACACTTACTTAGAAGAGCTACGACTTACCCACAATCAACTCAAAGGAAGCATTCCCGAAGAGCTTGGGAAATTGCCGGACATGACAAAGGACCGGGCGGTGTTTCTCGGTCAGAATAGGCTATCAGGTAGAGTTCCAGCAACATTGTTTAATCTATGCAAGCTTATAATACTGGACCTAAGTACAAATAAGCTAAGGGGCACATTACCATATGATATTGGTAATCTATCTGTCGCGCTTCAATGGCTAGTTTTGGGTGCAAACAACTTTTCTGGGACAGTGCCACCGAGCATTGGGGCCCTAAAGAACCTTACAGTTTTAGATCTTGGAGGAAACAACTTCGTTGGACCAATACCATATTCCGTCGGGAATCTGCCAAAGTTATGGAAGCTTGATCTTTCCAATAATCATTTTGATAGTTGGTAG
- the LOC119339448 gene encoding putative receptor-like protein kinase At3g47110, with product MPRRSYLAEHPIFTFLTHHHQGKPKLEEVCRPTVRSIKGNINLMGLAMLVLPVLLGLFYGASDINCSIVHGNTTDHHSLLDFKGAIRADPRGALRSWNENIHYYMWSGIKCITMHPEHVTVLNLANMSLTGQITPSLGNLTFLQELTLSNNLFSGQLPPLNCLIRLEILYLQNNLLQGNIPNALTNCSKLLGLDLSSNMLVGLIPGNIGSLYNLMGIDLSTNSLTGNIPPTFGNNTYLEELRLTHNQLKGSIPEELGKLPDMTKDRAVFLGQNRLSGRVPATLFNLSKLIILDLSTNKLRGTLPYDIGNLSVALQWLVLGANNLSGTVPPSIGALKNLTVLDLGGNNFVGPIPYSVGNLPKLWKLDLSNNHFDSW from the exons ATGCCGCGCAGAAG CTACCTAGCTGAGCATCCAATTTTCACCTTTCTCACGCACCACCACCAGGGGAAGCCCAAGCTAGAAGAGGTCTGTCGTCCTACCGTGCGCTCCATCAAAG GAAACATAAACCTCATGGGTCTCGCCATGCTTGTTCTACCGGTGCTCTTAGGGTTGTTTTATGGAGCAAGTGACATTAATTGCTCAATAGTTCATGGTAACACCACAGACCACCATTCACTGCTTGATTTCAAAGGGGCCATCAGAGCGGACCCAAGAGGAGCCTTGCGCTCTTGGAATGAGAACATCCACTACTATATGTGGTCGGGCATCAAGTGCATCACAATGCACCCAGAGCATGTTACAGTACTAAACCTTGCCAACATGAGCTTGACAGGCCAAATCACACCCTCTCTAGGAAATCTAACCTTCCTTCAGGAACTTACACTATCCAACAATCTCTTCTCTGGCCAGTTGCCCCCTCTCAATTGTCTTATAAGATTAGAGATCCTTTACCTACAGAACAACTTGTTGCAGGGGAACATTCCGAATGCACTTACAAATTGTTCCAAACTCCTTGGACTAGACCTCTCTTCTAACATGCTAGTGGGTTTGATTCCTGGAAATATAGGTTCCCTCTACAATCTAATGGGAATTGACCTTTCCACTAATAGCCTCACGGGAAACATTCCACCAACCTTCGGCAACAACACTTACTTAGAAGAGCTACGACTTACCCACAATCAACTCAAAGGAAGCATTCCCGAAGAGCTTGGGAAATTGCCGGACATGACAAAGGACCGGGCGGTGTTTCTCGGTCAGAATAGGCTATCAGGTAGAGTTCCAGCAACATTGTTTAATCTATCCAAGCTTATAATACTGGACCTAAGTACAAATAAGCTAAGGGGCACATTACCATATGATATTGGTAATCTATCTGTCGCGCTTCAATGGCTAGTTTTGGGTGCAAACAACTTGTCTGGGACAGTGCCACCGAGCATTGGGGCCCTAAAGAACCTTACAGTTTTAGATCTTGGAGGAAACAACTTCGTTGGACCAATACCATATTCCGTCGGGAATCTGCCAAAGTTATGGAAGCTTGATCTTTCCAATAATCATTTTGATAGTTGGTAG